The Synechocystis sp. PCC 7509 genome includes a window with the following:
- a CDS encoding ABC transporter ATP-binding protein produces the protein MIEVEHLSKNYGSTPGIQDISFNVEPGEIMGFLGPNGAGKTTTMRILAGYLPATAGTARIAGYDVHENSLLVRQRIGYLPETPPLYPEMTVEGFLYFVARVKGVSAGNQAAAVKKAIERCNLQEKSKVLIRKLSKGFRQRVGIAQAIVHDPPVIILDEPTVGLDPRQIIDVRNLIKSLAGSHTIILSTHILPEVSMTCDRVTIINGGKVVVTNTPEGLEASLAGGVEYEVEIDGEATEAVQQLQFLLNVRLVEIAHSGNKQSDRPILKVSSEPGTEPGSDIVQVLVNMGISVYEMRRTRASLEDVFLVTTEEKLAPATLEKDNLEASAPTPENELTNTAEEI, from the coding sequence GTGATTGAAGTTGAACATTTAAGTAAAAACTACGGCTCTACCCCAGGCATCCAAGACATTAGTTTTAATGTAGAACCAGGGGAAATTATGGGCTTTTTGGGACCCAATGGCGCTGGAAAAACTACAACTATGCGGATATTAGCGGGTTACTTACCAGCTACCGCCGGAACGGCGCGTATTGCTGGTTATGACGTGCATGAGAATTCATTATTAGTTAGACAGCGCATCGGCTACTTACCAGAAACGCCGCCACTATACCCAGAAATGACTGTAGAAGGGTTTTTGTACTTTGTAGCTAGGGTAAAAGGAGTAAGTGCCGGAAATCAGGCGGCGGCAGTAAAAAAAGCTATAGAGCGCTGCAACCTCCAGGAAAAAAGCAAAGTATTAATTCGCAAGTTATCTAAAGGATTTCGGCAACGAGTAGGCATTGCTCAGGCAATAGTACACGATCCGCCAGTAATTATTTTAGATGAGCCGACGGTAGGATTAGATCCTCGGCAAATTATTGATGTGCGAAACTTAATTAAAAGCCTGGCAGGTAGTCATACAATTATTCTTTCTACTCACATCCTCCCTGAAGTTAGTATGACGTGCGATCGCGTGACAATTATTAATGGCGGTAAAGTAGTTGTTACCAATACCCCCGAAGGCTTAGAAGCAAGTTTAGCAGGCGGTGTAGAGTACGAAGTTGAAATTGATGGCGAAGCAACAGAAGCTGTCCAGCAACTACAATTTTTGCTGAACGTGCGGCTAGTAGAAATTGCCCATTCAGGAAATAAGCAAAGCGATCGCCCAATATTAAAAGTATCCTCAGAACCAGGAACTGAACCCGGAAGCGATATTGTTCAAGTATTGGTAAATATGGGCATTAGTGTCTATGAAATGCGCCGCACTCGTGCAAGTTTGGAAGATGTATTTTTAGTAACGACTGAAGAAAAATTAGCACCAGCAACTCTTGAAAAGGACAACTTAGAAGCTAGTGCGCCTACCCCGGAGAATGAACTAACTAACACCGCAGAGGAGATTTAG
- a CDS encoding ABC transporter permease → MGIVLGNIIAIYRRELQSYFTSPLAYAIAVIFWLLSGYFFVAILLGDQGILAQVAAAEAQSQQTGQQLPPIDVAYEFLRSFLSVMSSLALFILPILSMGLYAEERKRGTLELLATSPITNWAVAVGKLLGVVTFFTVLILPLFAYEAIAFSAANPPVPPAIPFLGHLALILLAAAILSLGMFISSLTDSTILAAIMTFGLIMFLWILDAIAKSIGGWLGATLGHLSLLKHYTNLVQGIFDTSSLILFASYIVLGVFLTAQSIDALRFQRS, encoded by the coding sequence ATGGGTATTGTTTTGGGCAATATTATTGCTATTTACCGCCGAGAATTGCAGAGTTATTTTACATCGCCCTTAGCTTATGCGATCGCGGTGATTTTTTGGCTGCTATCAGGATACTTTTTTGTAGCAATTTTACTTGGAGATCAAGGTATTCTTGCGCAAGTCGCCGCCGCCGAAGCGCAAAGTCAGCAAACCGGTCAACAACTACCACCAATTGATGTAGCTTACGAATTTTTGCGATCGTTTTTGAGTGTGATGAGTTCATTGGCATTATTTATTTTGCCTATCCTATCAATGGGATTGTACGCCGAAGAACGCAAGCGCGGTACTTTAGAACTTCTCGCCACATCACCGATAACTAATTGGGCGGTAGCAGTGGGTAAACTGCTGGGAGTAGTAACGTTTTTTACGGTGTTGATATTGCCATTATTTGCTTACGAAGCGATCGCCTTTAGTGCCGCCAATCCCCCCGTTCCCCCGGCTATACCCTTTTTGGGACATTTGGCATTAATTCTATTAGCGGCGGCGATATTGTCATTGGGAATGTTTATTTCTTCCCTAACGGACAGTACAATCTTGGCAGCAATTATGACTTTTGGCTTAATTATGTTTTTGTGGATTCTTGACGCAATTGCTAAAAGTATCGGTGGTTGGTTGGGTGCTACTTTAGGTCATCTTTCTTTACTCAAACATTACACCAATTTAGTCCAAGGCATTTTTGACACCAGCAGCTTAATTTTATTTGCAAGTTACATCGTTTTGGGTGTATTTCTCACCGCTCAATCGATTGATGCTTTGCGCTTCCAAAGATCGTAA